Proteins encoded by one window of Massilia sp. NR 4-1:
- a CDS encoding DEAD/DEAH box helicase, protein MSDQSLLAEFDALHRAEKMILALLSLMGDPVGRTAILDHMLKAGVKDGQEQAFTVETLDDAMIRLERLAFASVVTGRGYICNNKLRWPAIRAAIGAHLLDDLCKAHEALTPMRQSWNGSYEPRSYRHGVARLRMALLRGQGPQQIAPLLTACMVCYEAAQLHPVVDIFTRPFEAGMLLLVHPLLQDDVLMLLLQHGQRELALAQPVRAYAERHFQRRLAAKDHVSDALRLALAEDAILCGRLADAGRYLQGVEGALAQFFASVLLMLRNDVAGALAGFEAALKSIRRESGKRKHLFQGIGGHLYVLALLRQGDSKALKAAESYLELAVHAQHNPDSAVYQQLSALRQIRAGTMSTDIVLSRGWESAMQAQVFQGLLYFWLSLPQLKQRRAELQDVVQQAESAGYLLIAGQAAGLLGHLGEDHYGERAAALREQHGFADMALWFERQEAWQRQLSALIKLQHGGGSDNGSETRLVWMVSYSPRHGIAEIEPREQKRDARGQWGKGRPVALKRLREEAAQLDYLTPQDIRISSTIAPSRQAYASGLRYDIDTEQAALALVGHPFAYWMDAPDMRVELLAGQPELLIQRRSGQLLLTMQPAITDPNSKVVVVKETPGRLRVVSVQDEHHRIAAIVGEGLNVPLHAEEQVLEAIGAVSSMVTVQSDIGGAAASSQQEDADARLHIHLLPYQQGLKMQIQVRPLPTGAYYAPGSGAESVIADVNGSTVQARRSLAGERDAERQLVLKCPVLEQAELDHGEWLLGQPALCLQLLAELQSIDAEKIVLGWPDGEAFRVTQQVETKQLRLAIKSKKDWFAASGQLQIDENKVMDLRSLLELIKASKSRFIELGDKQFLALSEELHRRLSELNDYGMDDDGGVRVHRLAAFVLEELAAEVSGVEADRMWREHLQRIEAQASYVPRLPGTLQAELRDYQLAGFEWLARLAHWGVGACLADDMGLGKTLQALALILLRAPQGPALVVAPTSVCLNWASEAARFAPTLRVKIFGEGDREESVANAGPFDLLIVSYGLLQLESERFTKQQWHTIVLDEAQAIKNAATKRSQAVMALPGDFRIAATGTPLENHLGELWNLFRFINPGLLGSLEQFNLRFAGPIERQQDHRAEVGARNRLRRLIQPFILRRTKAQVLRELPARTEIVLEVDLSAEETALYESLRREALEHLASIEGPADKKSMQILAEIMKLRRACCNPNLVSPSLKLASSKLAAFDQLLQGLLENRHKVLVFSQFVDHLSLIRQLLDAKGVSYQYLDGSTPMAARKQRVDAFQAGEGDVFLISLKAGGVGINLTAADYVIHMDPWWNPAVEDQASDRAHRMGQQRPVTIYRLVARHTIEEGIVDLHQHKRELADSLLDGSDGAARMSAEDMLAMLAEGLRR, encoded by the coding sequence ATGTCCGACCAGTCCCTGCTTGCCGAATTCGACGCGCTGCACCGCGCCGAGAAAATGATCCTCGCCCTGCTGTCGCTGATGGGCGATCCGGTGGGCCGGACCGCCATCCTCGACCATATGCTGAAGGCCGGCGTCAAGGACGGGCAGGAGCAGGCCTTCACCGTGGAGACGCTGGACGACGCCATGATCCGTCTGGAGCGCCTGGCCTTCGCCAGCGTGGTGACGGGACGCGGCTACATCTGCAACAACAAGCTGCGCTGGCCGGCCATCCGCGCCGCCATCGGCGCCCATCTGCTGGACGATCTGTGCAAGGCGCACGAGGCGCTGACGCCGATGCGCCAGAGCTGGAACGGCAGCTATGAACCGCGCAGCTACCGCCACGGCGTGGCGCGCCTGCGCATGGCCCTGCTGCGCGGCCAGGGTCCGCAGCAGATCGCCCCCCTGCTCACGGCCTGCATGGTGTGCTACGAGGCGGCCCAGCTGCATCCGGTGGTGGACATCTTCACCCGTCCTTTCGAGGCGGGCATGCTGCTGCTGGTGCATCCGCTGCTGCAGGACGATGTGCTGATGCTGCTCCTGCAGCACGGCCAGCGCGAACTGGCGCTGGCGCAGCCGGTGCGCGCCTATGCCGAGCGCCATTTCCAGCGCCGCCTGGCGGCCAAGGACCATGTCAGCGACGCGCTGCGCCTGGCGCTGGCCGAGGATGCGATCCTGTGCGGCCGCCTGGCCGACGCGGGCCGCTATCTGCAAGGCGTGGAAGGCGCGCTGGCCCAGTTCTTCGCCAGCGTGCTCCTGATGCTGCGCAATGACGTTGCGGGCGCGCTGGCCGGCTTCGAAGCGGCGCTGAAATCGATCCGGCGCGAGTCCGGCAAGCGCAAGCATCTGTTCCAGGGCATCGGCGGCCATCTGTATGTGCTGGCCCTGCTGCGCCAGGGCGACAGCAAGGCGCTCAAGGCCGCCGAGAGCTATCTGGAGCTGGCGGTGCATGCCCAGCATAATCCGGACAGCGCCGTGTACCAGCAATTGAGCGCCCTGCGCCAGATCCGCGCCGGCACCATGAGCACCGATATCGTGCTGTCGCGCGGCTGGGAATCCGCGATGCAGGCGCAAGTGTTCCAGGGGCTTCTGTATTTCTGGCTTTCGCTGCCGCAGCTCAAGCAGCGCCGCGCCGAATTGCAGGACGTGGTGCAGCAGGCGGAAAGCGCGGGCTATCTGCTGATCGCGGGACAGGCCGCCGGCCTGCTCGGCCATCTGGGCGAAGACCATTACGGCGAGCGCGCCGCCGCCCTGCGCGAGCAGCATGGCTTTGCCGATATGGCGCTGTGGTTCGAGCGCCAGGAAGCCTGGCAGCGCCAGCTCTCCGCCCTGATCAAGCTGCAGCACGGCGGCGGCAGCGACAACGGCAGCGAAACGCGATTGGTGTGGATGGTGTCCTACTCGCCGCGCCACGGCATCGCCGAAATCGAACCGCGCGAGCAGAAGCGCGATGCGCGCGGCCAGTGGGGCAAGGGCCGCCCGGTGGCGCTCAAGCGCCTGCGCGAGGAGGCGGCGCAGCTGGACTATCTGACGCCGCAGGATATCCGCATCAGCAGCACCATCGCGCCTTCGCGCCAGGCCTATGCCTCCGGCCTGCGCTACGACATCGATACCGAGCAGGCGGCGCTGGCCCTGGTGGGCCATCCCTTCGCCTACTGGATGGATGCGCCGGACATGCGGGTGGAACTGCTGGCCGGCCAGCCCGAGCTGCTGATCCAGCGCCGCAGCGGCCAGCTGCTGCTCACCATGCAGCCCGCCATCACGGACCCGAACAGCAAAGTGGTGGTGGTGAAGGAAACGCCGGGCCGCCTGCGCGTGGTCAGCGTGCAGGACGAGCACCACCGCATCGCCGCCATCGTCGGTGAAGGCTTGAACGTGCCGCTGCATGCGGAAGAACAGGTGCTGGAAGCCATCGGCGCCGTGTCCTCCATGGTGACGGTGCAGTCGGATATCGGCGGCGCCGCCGCCAGCTCGCAACAGGAAGACGCCGATGCGCGCCTGCACATCCACCTGCTGCCCTATCAGCAGGGCTTGAAGATGCAGATCCAGGTGCGGCCACTGCCCACCGGCGCCTATTACGCGCCCGGCTCCGGCGCCGAGAGCGTGATCGCCGACGTCAACGGCAGCACGGTGCAGGCGCGCCGCAGCCTGGCCGGCGAGCGCGACGCCGAGCGCCAACTGGTCCTGAAATGCCCGGTGCTGGAGCAGGCCGAACTCGATCACGGCGAATGGCTGCTGGGCCAGCCCGCGCTCTGCCTTCAGCTGCTGGCCGAATTGCAGTCCATCGATGCGGAAAAAATCGTCCTCGGCTGGCCCGACGGCGAAGCTTTCCGCGTCACGCAGCAGGTCGAAACCAAGCAGCTGCGCCTGGCCATCAAGAGCAAGAAGGATTGGTTCGCCGCCAGCGGCCAGTTGCAGATCGACGAGAACAAGGTGATGGACCTGCGCTCGCTGCTGGAACTGATCAAGGCCAGCAAGAGCCGCTTCATCGAGCTGGGCGACAAGCAGTTCCTGGCGCTGTCGGAGGAATTGCACCGCCGTCTCTCGGAGCTGAACGACTATGGCATGGACGACGACGGCGGCGTGCGCGTACACCGCCTGGCCGCCTTCGTGCTGGAGGAACTGGCCGCCGAAGTGAGCGGCGTCGAGGCCGACCGCATGTGGCGCGAGCACCTGCAGCGCATCGAGGCGCAGGCCAGTTATGTTCCGCGCCTGCCCGGCACCCTGCAGGCCGAGCTGCGCGACTACCAGCTGGCCGGCTTCGAATGGCTGGCGCGCCTGGCCCACTGGGGCGTGGGCGCCTGCCTGGCCGACGATATGGGCCTGGGCAAGACGCTGCAAGCCCTGGCCCTGATCCTGCTGCGCGCGCCGCAAGGCCCGGCCCTGGTGGTGGCGCCCACTTCGGTCTGCCTGAACTGGGCCAGCGAGGCGGCGCGCTTCGCGCCCACCCTGCGCGTGAAGATTTTCGGCGAAGGCGACCGCGAGGAAAGCGTGGCCAATGCCGGACCGTTCGACCTGCTCATCGTCAGCTATGGCCTGCTACAGCTGGAGTCGGAGCGCTTCACCAAACAGCAATGGCACACCATCGTGCTGGACGAGGCGCAGGCGATCAAGAATGCCGCCACCAAGCGTTCCCAGGCCGTGATGGCGCTGCCGGGCGATTTCCGCATCGCCGCCACCGGCACGCCGCTGGAAAACCATCTGGGCGAGCTGTGGAACCTGTTCCGCTTCATCAATCCCGGCCTGCTGGGCAGCCTGGAACAATTCAATCTGCGCTTCGCCGGTCCCATCGAGCGCCAGCAGGACCATCGCGCCGAAGTCGGCGCGCGCAACCGCCTGCGCCGCCTGATCCAGCCCTTCATCCTGCGCCGCACCAAGGCCCAGGTGCTGCGCGAGCTGCCGGCGCGCACCGAAATCGTGCTGGAAGTCGACCTGTCGGCGGAGGAAACGGCGCTCTACGAATCGCTGCGGCGCGAGGCGCTGGAGCATCTGGCCTCGATCGAAGGCCCAGCCGACAAGAAGTCCATGCAGATCCTGGCCGAGATCATGAAACTGCGCCGCGCCTGCTGCAATCCGAACCTGGTATCACCTTCGCTGAAACTGGCCAGCAGCAAGCTGGCGGCCTTCGACCAGTTGCTGCAAGGCCTGCTGGAGAATCGCCACAAGGTGCTGGTGTTCAGCCAGTTCGTCGACCATCTGAGCCTGATCCGCCAGCTGCTCGATGCCAAGGGCGTGAGCTACCAATACCTCGATGGCTCGACGCCGATGGCGGCGCGCAAGCAGCGCGTGGACGCCTTCCAGGCCGGCGAAGGCGATGTCTTCCTCATCAGCCTGAAAGCGGGCGGGGTCGGCATCAATCTGACGGCGGCCGATTACGTGATCCATATGGACCCGTGGTGGAATCCGGCGGTGGAAGACCAGGCCTCCGACCGCGCCCACCGCATGGGCCAGCAGCGCCCCGTGACCATTTACCGCCTGGTGGCACGGCATACGATCGAGGAAGGCATCGTCGACCTGCACCAGCACAAGCGCGAACTGGCCGACAGCCTGCTCGATGGCAGCGACGGCGCGGCCCGCATGTCGGCCGAGGATATGCTGGCCATGCTGGCCGAAGGCTTGCGCCGTTGA
- a CDS encoding S9 family peptidase, with the protein MTSSTLPAPHGAWPSPISAATVAAGATPLSQLALGGADGRDIFWLAGRASEAGRNTLLRRHGARVDELTPLPLNVRSRVHEYGGGAYAVDGDTVYFSHFADNRLYRKTGQDAAQPFTAPGSQRFADFVSDRARGRLIAVRELHDADPASHAEPANTLCAVGLDGTETVLAAGADFYAAPRLSPDGRSLAWISWNHPRMPWQGSELWLADFLADGTLAAPRRIAGGLEESICQPEWSPDGKLYFVSDRSGWWNLYRFSAERIEGVCPMQAEFAGPHWVFGVSMYGFRSAGEIICTYIEQGVSRLARLLLNSGKLEAIANPYQEIRELRVGPGFVVLLGGSPTIPAEVACIDFTSEEVEVLARSIDTLPDAGYLSVPRNLSYPSANGRSSYAFFYPPRNRDVQAPPGSKPPVIVISHGGPTGMAANTLKLATQFWTSRGFGVLDVNYGGSTGFGRAYRDALKGQWGIVDVEDCIAGARYLVERGLADGERLIIRGGSAGGLTTLCALTFHDVFKLGASYYGVSDLKGLDQDSHKFESHYNEYLIAPKAEADAVYAQRSPSHHTARLARPMIFFQGLDDKVVPPQQSVAMVEALQQRGVPVAYVPLEGEGHGFRKAENIIRTLEAELYFYQRMFGLHDAAAPAPLHIDNLPQ; encoded by the coding sequence ATGACCTCGAGCACCCTCCCCGCGCCGCATGGCGCCTGGCCTTCGCCGATCAGCGCCGCCACGGTGGCCGCCGGCGCCACGCCGCTGAGCCAACTGGCCTTGGGCGGGGCGGACGGGCGCGACATCTTCTGGCTGGCCGGCCGCGCCAGCGAGGCGGGCCGCAACACCCTGCTGCGCCGCCACGGCGCGCGGGTGGACGAGCTCACGCCGCTGCCGCTGAATGTGCGCAGCCGGGTGCACGAATATGGCGGCGGCGCCTACGCCGTCGACGGCGACACCGTGTATTTCTCGCATTTCGCCGACAACCGCCTGTACCGCAAGACGGGCCAGGACGCGGCCCAACCCTTCACCGCGCCGGGCAGCCAGCGCTTTGCCGATTTCGTGTCCGACCGCGCGCGCGGCCGCCTGATCGCCGTGCGCGAGCTGCACGACGCCGATCCGGCCAGCCACGCCGAGCCGGCGAATACCCTGTGCGCGGTGGGCCTGGACGGTACGGAAACCGTGCTGGCCGCCGGCGCCGACTTCTACGCCGCGCCGCGCCTCTCGCCCGACGGCCGCAGCCTGGCCTGGATCAGCTGGAACCATCCACGCATGCCCTGGCAGGGCAGCGAATTGTGGCTGGCGGACTTCCTGGCCGACGGCACGCTCGCCGCGCCGCGCCGCATCGCGGGCGGCCTGGAAGAGTCGATCTGCCAGCCCGAGTGGTCGCCGGACGGCAAGCTGTACTTCGTGTCCGACCGCAGCGGCTGGTGGAACCTGTACCGCTTCAGCGCCGAGCGCATCGAAGGCGTGTGTCCGATGCAGGCCGAATTCGCCGGCCCGCACTGGGTCTTCGGCGTGTCGATGTACGGTTTCCGCTCGGCCGGCGAAATCATCTGCACCTATATCGAACAGGGCGTGAGCCGCCTGGCGCGCCTGCTGCTCAATAGCGGCAAGCTGGAAGCCATCGCCAACCCCTACCAGGAAATCCGCGAGCTGCGCGTCGGTCCCGGTTTCGTCGTGCTGCTGGGCGGCAGCCCGACCATTCCGGCCGAAGTGGCCTGCATCGATTTCACCAGCGAGGAAGTGGAAGTGCTGGCGCGCTCCATCGACACCCTGCCCGACGCCGGCTACCTGTCGGTGCCGCGCAATCTGAGCTACCCGAGCGCCAATGGCCGCAGCTCCTATGCCTTCTTCTACCCGCCGCGGAACCGCGACGTGCAGGCGCCGCCAGGCAGCAAGCCGCCCGTCATCGTCATCAGCCACGGCGGCCCGACCGGCATGGCGGCCAATACCCTGAAGCTGGCCACGCAGTTCTGGACCAGCCGCGGCTTCGGCGTGCTGGACGTGAACTATGGCGGCAGCACCGGCTTCGGCCGCGCCTACCGCGATGCGCTCAAGGGCCAGTGGGGCATTGTCGATGTGGAGGATTGCATCGCCGGCGCGCGCTATCTGGTGGAACGCGGCCTGGCCGACGGCGAACGCCTGATCATCCGCGGCGGCAGCGCGGGCGGCCTGACCACCTTGTGCGCCCTCACCTTCCACGATGTGTTCAAGCTTGGCGCCAGCTACTACGGCGTGTCCGACCTGAAAGGGCTGGACCAGGATTCGCATAAATTCGAATCGCATTACAACGAGTACCTGATCGCGCCCAAGGCCGAGGCGGACGCGGTGTATGCCCAGCGCTCGCCCAGCCACCACACGGCGCGCCTGGCGCGCCCCATGATCTTCTTCCAGGGCCTGGACGACAAGGTGGTGCCGCCGCAGCAATCGGTAGCCATGGTCGAAGCGCTCCAGCAGCGCGGCGTGCCGGTGGCCTATGTGCCGCTGGAAGGCGAAGGCCATGGTTTCCGCAAGGCCGAAAACATCATCCGCACGCTGGAAGCGGAGCTGTACTTCTACCAGCGCATGTTCGGCCTGCACGACGCGGCCGCGCCGGCGCCGCTGCATATCGATAATCTGCCCCAGTAA
- the hemE gene encoding uroporphyrinogen decarboxylase has protein sequence MPSFAPLKNDTFLRALLRQPTEYTPVWLMRQAGRYLPEYRATRARAGSFMGLATNPDLATEVTLQPIDRYPLDAAILFSDILTVPDAMGLGLYFVEGEGPKFQRPLKTEEDVKALRLPEAGSLDYVFKAVTQIRTELNGRVPLIGFSGSPWTLACYMVEGQGSREFHTIKKMLYSRPDLMHHILETNARAVAEYLNAQIDAGAQAVMIFDSWGGALADGAYQQFSLHYMQKVVAQLQREKDGVKIPAIVFTKGGGHWAEDIAAIGADAMGLDWSADIGKVRALVGDKMALQGNLDPAILFASPEQIRAEVVRVLDAFGKHNTGHVFNLGHGISQFTPPESVAAMVEAVHSHSRSLRAA, from the coding sequence ATGCCATCTTTTGCTCCACTCAAGAACGATACCTTCCTGCGCGCGCTGCTGCGCCAGCCGACCGAGTACACCCCGGTGTGGCTCATGCGCCAGGCCGGCCGCTATCTGCCTGAGTACCGCGCCACGCGCGCGCGCGCCGGATCGTTCATGGGCCTGGCGACCAATCCCGACCTGGCCACCGAAGTGACCTTGCAGCCGATCGACCGCTATCCGCTGGACGCGGCCATCCTGTTCTCCGATATCCTGACCGTGCCGGACGCCATGGGCCTGGGCCTGTACTTCGTCGAAGGCGAAGGCCCGAAATTCCAGCGTCCGCTGAAAACCGAGGAAGACGTCAAGGCGCTGCGCCTGCCGGAAGCCGGTTCGCTCGACTATGTGTTCAAGGCCGTGACCCAGATCCGCACCGAACTCAATGGCCGCGTGCCGCTGATCGGCTTCTCCGGCAGCCCATGGACCTTGGCCTGCTATATGGTGGAAGGCCAGGGCTCGCGCGAGTTCCACACCATCAAGAAGATGCTGTACAGCCGTCCGGACCTGATGCACCACATCCTGGAGACCAATGCGCGCGCGGTGGCCGAGTACCTGAACGCCCAGATCGACGCCGGCGCCCAGGCCGTGATGATCTTCGACTCCTGGGGCGGCGCGCTGGCCGACGGCGCCTACCAGCAGTTCTCGCTGCACTACATGCAGAAAGTGGTAGCGCAGCTGCAGCGCGAAAAAGACGGCGTGAAGATCCCCGCCATCGTCTTCACCAAGGGCGGCGGCCACTGGGCCGAGGACATCGCCGCCATCGGCGCCGATGCCATGGGCCTGGACTGGAGCGCCGACATCGGCAAGGTGCGCGCCCTGGTGGGCGACAAGATGGCGCTGCAGGGCAACCTCGATCCGGCCATCCTGTTCGCCAGCCCGGAACAGATCCGCGCCGAAGTGGTGCGCGTGCTGGACGCCTTCGGCAAGCACAATACCGGCCACGTGTTCAATCTGGGCCATGGCATTTCCCAGTTCACGCCGCCGGAATCGGTGGCCGCCATGGTGGAGGCCGTGCACAGCCATAGCCGCAGCCTGCGCGCAGCCTGA
- a CDS encoding primosomal protein N': MAHCILRIALDTPLNAVFDYRWACEPGQEPLVGQLALVPFARREVVGLIVAVAQESEVAEDKLKDALAVRSQLAPLSAQWLALAGFAADYYQRPLGEVALPGLPKNLRVLTTVALDRAIKKLGKLDAPHDPAPAGMPVLNPAQQTAADCIGGATGFQPALLYGVTGSGKTEVYLQACAQVLARDPAAQILILVPEINLTPQLEGNIRARFPGLMLATLHSSLSEGERMLHWLAAHEGRARIVLGTRLSILASLPRLQLIVIDEEHDPSYKQQEGLRYSARDLAVWRAWQLRIPIVLGSATPSLESWHHAQSGRYRLLELRERAVQQAVLPTVKLIDLERDKPRDGLSANLLAALRQRMARGEQSLLFLNRRGYAPVICCESCGWVSECKRCTAHMVLHRPEHRLRCHHCSLELRIPRHCPDCGNVDLQPVGRGTQRIEEALQQMFPEARILRIDADSTRRKGSAREAFDTVHRGEVDILIGTQMVAKGHDFKKLTLVGILNPDAALFSQDYRASERLFAQLMQVAGRAGRAAQKEGGSASEVLIQTRYARHPLYGAVVAHDFDHFASALLAERAQAGLPPYLFQALLRAEAAELAVALDFLRAARDCTAHEGITVNEPIPMSMTRVHNVERAQLLVESASRPALQAFLKEWTAALRALKTRVKWSLEVDPLDI, encoded by the coding sequence ATGGCGCATTGCATCCTTAGAATTGCCCTCGATACGCCGCTGAATGCGGTCTTCGATTACCGCTGGGCTTGCGAGCCGGGCCAGGAGCCGCTGGTCGGCCAGCTGGCCCTGGTGCCGTTCGCGCGGCGCGAGGTGGTCGGATTGATCGTGGCCGTCGCGCAAGAGAGCGAGGTGGCCGAGGACAAGCTCAAGGATGCGCTGGCCGTGCGCAGCCAGCTGGCGCCGCTGTCGGCCCAGTGGCTGGCCCTGGCCGGTTTTGCCGCCGACTATTACCAGCGCCCGCTGGGCGAGGTGGCCCTGCCCGGCCTGCCCAAGAACCTGCGCGTGCTGACCACGGTGGCGCTGGACCGCGCCATCAAGAAGCTGGGCAAGCTCGACGCGCCGCATGACCCGGCGCCGGCCGGCATGCCGGTGCTCAATCCGGCGCAGCAGACGGCGGCCGACTGCATCGGCGGCGCCACGGGCTTCCAGCCGGCCCTGCTGTACGGCGTGACGGGTAGCGGCAAGACCGAAGTCTATCTGCAAGCCTGCGCCCAGGTGCTGGCGCGCGACCCGGCGGCGCAGATCCTGATCCTGGTGCCGGAAATCAATCTGACGCCCCAGCTCGAAGGCAATATCCGCGCCCGCTTCCCGGGCCTGATGCTGGCCACCCTGCACAGCAGCCTGTCGGAAGGCGAGCGCATGCTGCACTGGCTGGCCGCGCACGAGGGAAGGGCGCGCATTGTGCTGGGCACGCGGCTGTCCATCCTCGCTTCATTGCCGCGCCTGCAACTGATCGTGATCGACGAGGAACACGACCCTTCCTACAAGCAGCAGGAAGGCTTGCGCTATTCGGCGCGCGACCTGGCCGTGTGGCGCGCCTGGCAATTGCGCATTCCCATCGTGCTCGGTTCCGCCACGCCCTCGCTGGAAAGCTGGCACCATGCCCAGTCCGGCCGCTACCGCCTGCTCGAACTGCGTGAGCGCGCCGTGCAGCAGGCCGTGCTGCCGACCGTCAAGCTGATCGACCTGGAACGCGACAAGCCGCGCGACGGCCTCAGCGCCAACCTGCTGGCGGCGCTGCGCCAGCGCATGGCGCGCGGCGAGCAGTCGCTGCTGTTTTTGAACCGGCGCGGCTATGCGCCCGTGATTTGCTGCGAATCCTGCGGCTGGGTCAGCGAATGCAAGCGCTGTACGGCGCATATGGTGCTGCACCGGCCCGAACACCGGCTGCGCTGCCACCATTGCAGCCTGGAGCTGCGCATCCCGCGCCACTGCCCCGACTGCGGTAATGTGGACTTGCAGCCGGTCGGGCGCGGCACCCAGCGCATCGAGGAAGCTTTGCAGCAGATGTTCCCGGAAGCGCGCATTTTGCGCATCGATGCCGACTCCACGCGGCGCAAGGGCAGCGCGCGCGAAGCTTTTGACACGGTGCACCGGGGCGAGGTCGACATCCTGATCGGCACGCAGATGGTGGCCAAGGGACATGACTTCAAGAAGCTGACTTTAGTCGGCATTTTGAATCCCGATGCGGCCCTGTTCTCGCAGGATTACCGCGCCAGCGAGCGCCTGTTCGCCCAGCTCATGCAGGTGGCCGGGCGCGCCGGCCGCGCCGCGCAGAAGGAGGGCGGCAGCGCCAGCGAGGTGCTGATCCAGACCCGCTATGCGCGCCATCCGCTGTATGGGGCCGTGGTGGCCCACGATTTCGACCATTTCGCCAGCGCCCTGCTGGCCGAGCGCGCCCAGGCCGGTCTGCCGCCCTATCTGTTCCAGGCCCTGCTGCGCGCCGAAGCGGCCGAGCTGGCCGTGGCGCTCGACTTCCTGCGCGCCGCGCGCGACTGCACGGCGCACGAGGGCATCACCGTCAACGAGCCGATCCCGATGAGCATGACGCGCGTGCACAATGTCGAGCGCGCCCAGCTGCTGGTCGAATCGGCCTCGCGGCCGGCCCTGCAAGCCTTCCTCAAGGAGTGGACGGCGGCGCTGCGCGCGCTCAAAACCCGGGTCAAATGGTCGCTGGAAGTCGACCCGCTGGATATCTAG
- a CDS encoding ArgP/LysG family DNA-binding transcriptional regulator — MENLDYRALAVLDAVASHGSFEKAALALGISQPAVSQRIKALEDAAGRLLIVRGAPALPTGLGQRLISHYRNVKLMEAALDIDLGNTVSMPEIAVAVDAASLATWFPLSLGPLLAPPRCQLEVQQLERDAALHLLREGSVFGCVAAAGALPPAELNGASVTPLGGMRHVCVATPAFAKRWFGDGFSADAVQLAPAVTHELELTARFLAQHLDVKRAFPHHKVPLSTALTDCLYGGLAYGLLPYLQAAHGLAQGTLIDLAPGAYLDVELNWHSWQLDTPFTRALSEQVLTTARRYLVQP, encoded by the coding sequence ATGGAAAATCTGGACTACCGCGCGCTGGCGGTGCTGGATGCCGTGGCCAGCCACGGCAGTTTCGAGAAGGCGGCCCTGGCGCTGGGGATTTCCCAGCCCGCCGTATCCCAGCGTATCAAGGCGCTGGAAGATGCGGCAGGCCGCCTGCTCATCGTGCGTGGGGCGCCCGCCCTGCCCACCGGCCTCGGCCAGCGCCTGATTTCGCATTACCGCAACGTCAAGCTGATGGAAGCGGCCCTGGACATCGACCTCGGCAACACGGTCAGCATGCCGGAAATCGCCGTCGCGGTGGATGCCGCCAGCCTGGCGACCTGGTTCCCGCTGAGCCTGGGGCCGCTGCTGGCGCCGCCGCGCTGCCAGCTCGAAGTGCAGCAGCTCGAACGCGACGCCGCCCTGCACCTGCTGCGCGAAGGCAGCGTGTTCGGCTGCGTGGCCGCCGCCGGCGCCCTGCCGCCGGCCGAATTGAACGGCGCCAGCGTCACGCCGCTGGGCGGCATGCGCCACGTCTGCGTCGCCACGCCGGCCTTTGCCAAGCGCTGGTTCGGCGACGGCTTCAGCGCCGACGCCGTGCAACTGGCCCCGGCCGTGACCCATGAACTGGAACTGACGGCGCGCTTCCTGGCCCAGCACCTGGACGTCAAGCGTGCCTTCCCCCACCACAAGGTACCGCTCTCGACCGCGCTGACCGACTGCCTGTACGGCGGCCTGGCCTATGGCTTGCTGCCTTATCTGCAGGCGGCGCATGGCTTGGCGCAAGGCACGCTGATCGACCTGGCGCCGGGCGCCTACCTCGATGTCGAACTCAACTGGCATAGCTGGCAGCTCGACACGCCGTTTACGCGCGCGCTGTCGGAGCAAGTGCTCACCACGGCGCGGCGCTATCTCGTCCAGCCGTAA